In the genome of Candidatus Cloacimonadota bacterium, the window TGTAATAAGTTGGATTATAGTGTGTATTTTTTCTACAATACCCTTTATCATTATTGAAAAGATGAGTATGTTACACGCCTTGTTCGAATCAGTAAGTGGGTGGACGACCACAGGATTGACTTTGGTAGATACAAGTAACTGTAGCACCATGATATTACTTTGGCGAAGTATCATGCAGTTTTTTGGTGGTGCTGGTTTAGCCATTATTATGCTCGCAACGATCCTTGGACCCCAAGCCCCAACACTTGGAGTTGCAGAAGGAAGATCAACGCAGTTGGTTCCAAATGTAATACATTCTTCGACCATTGTTCTCACACTTTACCTATCATATGCCATCGCAGGGATAGTTGCCTACAATCTGAGTGGAATGGGTTTATTTGATTCGATAAATCATACACTTACTGCAATTTCTACTGGAGGTTTTTCTACGAAAAACGCCAGTATCGGCTATTGGAATAGTCTTTCCATTAATATTGTTACGATGATATTAATGATCTTAGGTAACCTAAATTTCCTTACCATTTATCTTCTTATACACGGAAAATTTAAGGCATTGTTCAAAAACAGTGAGATCAAAACACTGTCACTGATAGTCATTGTATGTGTAGTTCTTTTTTACTTTTTTGTAGGAAGATCACTCTATAATGGTATTTCTGAAAGAATTCGAATCTCACTTTTTGAAGTTATCTCTGCAATCACAACCACCGGCTTCACGTCAACGACATATTCGGGTTGGACTCCTTTTGCTTTTTTCATGATGATAACCCTTATGTTGATCGGTGGTGGCACATGTTCCACGGCTGGCGGAATAAAACAATATAGGATTTTTGTCCTATTCAAATCCACTATCTGGGAATTAAAGAAAATGCTTCTTCCCAAAAAAGCAGTAGTAGAAAACTATATATGGCAAGGCGAGAACAAAGAGTACATAACATCAGATCAGATCAGAAGAATCAGTCTGTTTTTCTTTTTATACATTTCGACCTTCATTAT includes:
- a CDS encoding TrkH family potassium uptake protein → MTLFKRKRDFYFNVLHYVGLVLMVCGFILLLPLLYLLFNSGEISNSFGFFLPAIAMMIIGLVIWLKIKPVVKSSFSITQSQFVVVISWIIVCIFSTIPFIIIEKMSMLHALFESVSGWTTTGLTLVDTSNCSTMILLWRSIMQFFGGAGLAIIMLATILGPQAPTLGVAEGRSTQLVPNVIHSSTIVLTLYLSYAIAGIVAYNLSGMGLFDSINHTLTAISTGGFSTKNASIGYWNSLSINIVTMILMILGNLNFLTIYLLIHGKFKALFKNSEIKTLSLIVIVCVVLFYFFVGRSLYNGISERIRISLFEVISAITTTGFTSTTYSGWTPFAFFMMITLMLIGGGTCSTAGGIKQYRIFVLFKSTIWELKKMLLPKKAVVENYIWQGENKEYITSDQIRRISLFFFLYISTFIIGSGLICLHGYSIQNSLFEFASALGTVGLSVGITSTSAPIGVLWIEILGMFLGRLEFIVILVTMIKFFRDLFGIN